The following coding sequences are from one Acidobacteriota bacterium window:
- a CDS encoding ROK family protein, which produces MAKATGKGLALGIDLGGTKILAGAVDASNRILGRGKLKTPFADGPDAIGAALVEASDLALKEAGVTRADVSSFAIAAPGAVDTIKGTLLRAANLNASNWNVVKAVGAAFPGAAGRVENDVRLAALAEARLGAGRGSNLMVAVWVGTGVGGAVIMNGKIHSGHNRNAGEIGHTQIDFRRAAPGKIDGTLEGTAAKVGIAEYLKRRIDRGDRTALEKAVSKKDVRLKGSQLREAWEEGDELARRALARSARAVGITIANVWNILSPDVFVLGGGVATDVGPAYLAEVRKWADAFAFTQDLGKLRVEPAGLGDDSGLLGAALYSRD; this is translated from the coding sequence ATGGCGAAAGCGACCGGCAAGGGCCTCGCCCTCGGCATCGACCTCGGCGGCACGAAGATTCTCGCGGGCGCCGTGGACGCCTCGAACCGCATCCTGGGGCGCGGCAAACTGAAGACCCCGTTCGCGGACGGCCCCGACGCGATCGGCGCGGCCCTCGTCGAGGCCAGCGACCTCGCCCTCAAGGAGGCCGGCGTCACCCGGGCCGACGTTTCCTCCTTCGCGATCGCGGCGCCCGGCGCCGTCGACACGATCAAGGGGACGCTCCTCAGGGCCGCAAACCTCAACGCCTCGAACTGGAACGTCGTGAAGGCGGTCGGCGCGGCGTTTCCCGGCGCGGCGGGCCGCGTCGAGAACGACGTGCGTCTCGCGGCGCTCGCGGAAGCGCGGCTCGGCGCGGGCCGCGGCTCGAACCTCATGGTCGCCGTGTGGGTCGGGACCGGCGTCGGCGGCGCCGTGATCATGAACGGGAAGATCCACTCCGGGCACAACCGCAACGCAGGGGAGATCGGCCACACGCAGATCGACTTCCGCCGGGCGGCCCCCGGGAAGATCGACGGCACGCTCGAGGGCACGGCCGCCAAGGTCGGGATTGCGGAGTACCTCAAGCGCCGGATCGACCGCGGCGACCGGACGGCTCTCGAGAAGGCCGTCTCGAAGAAGGACGTCCGCCTCAAGGGCTCGCAGCTGCGCGAGGCGTGGGAAGAGGGCGACGAGCTGGCCCGCCGCGCGCTGGCGCGCTCGGCCCGCGCCGTCGGAATCACGATCGCGAACGTCTGGAACATCCTCTCGCCCGACGTCTTCGTCCTCGGGGGCGGCGTCGCGACGGACGTCGGTCCGGCCTACCTCGCGGAGGTCCGCAAGTGGGCGGACGCCTTCGCCTTCACGCAGGACCTCGGCAAGCTCCGGGTGGAGCCGGCCGGCCTCGGGGACGATTCCGGGCTCCTCGGGGCGGCCCTCTACTCCCGCGACTGA